One genomic segment of Ricinus communis isolate WT05 ecotype wild-type chromosome 3, ASM1957865v1, whole genome shotgun sequence includes these proteins:
- the LOC8275647 gene encoding serine/threonine-protein kinase Aurora-2, with protein sequence MAIAAETQPQDKASTEVAATEKRRWTLNDFDIGKPLGRGKFGHVYLAREKRSNHIVALKVLFKSQLQQSQVEHQLRREVEIQSHLRHPNILRLYGYFYDQKRVYLILEYAAKGELYKELQKCKYFSERRAATYVASLARALIYCHGKHVIHRDIKPENLLVGAQGELKIADFGWSVHTFNRRRTMCGTLDYLPPEMVESVEHDASVDIWSLGVLCYEFLYGSPPFEAKEHSDTYRRIVQVDLKFPPKPIVSSSAKDLISQMLVKDSSQRLPLHKLLEHPWIVQNADPSGLYRG encoded by the exons ATGGCGATTGCTGCAGAGACCCAACCTCAAGACAAG GCAAGTACAGAGGTGGCGGCGACGGAGAAAAGGAGATGGACACTTAATGATTTCGATATAGGGAAGCCACTTGGGCGAGGAAAGTTTGGACATGTCTATTTAGCAAGAGAGAAAAGG AGCAATCATATTGTGGCTCTTAAGGTGCTCTTTAAGAGCCAGTTGCAACAGTCGCAAGTTGAACATCAGCTCCGACGCGAAGTTGAAATTCAAAGTCATCTTCGACATCCCAACATTTTGCGCCTTTATGGTTACTTTTATGATCAA AAGCGGGTTTATCTGATACTGGAGTATGCAGCGAAGGGGGAACTCTACAAAGAACTGCAGAAGTGTAAATACTTTAGTGAAAGACGTGCTGCTACG TATGTGGCATCATTGGCTCGGGCCCTCATTTATTGCCATGGCAAGCATGTAATACACAGAGACATCAAACCAGAGAACCTTTTGGTTGGTGCACAG GGAGAGCTCAAGATTGCAGATTTTGGTTGGTCAGTGCACACATTTAACCGAAGACGGACAATGTGTGGTACATTGGATTACCTGCCCCCTGAGATGG TGGAAAGTGTAGAGCATGATGCTAGTGTTGATATCTGGAGTCTTGGGGTTTTGTGTTATGAGTTTTTATATGGTTCTCCTCCTTTTGAGGCCAAAGAACACTCAGACACTTACAGAAG GATTGTGCAAGTAGATCTTAAGTTCCCTCCAAAACccattgtttcttcttctgcCAAGGACCTTATTAGCCAG ATGCTTGTCAAGGATTCTTCACAGCGCCTGCCACTACACAAGCTACTTGAGCACCCCTGGATTGTTCAGAATGCGGATCCTTCTGGTCTCTATAGGGGTTAA
- the LOC8275648 gene encoding ATP-dependent 6-phosphofructokinase 6 has translation MGNADGNLQSQMMKIVNGEAGYLLEDVPHLTDYIPDLPTYPNPLQDNPAYSAVKQYFVNVDDTVAQKIVVHKDGPRGTHFRRAGPRQKVYFKSDEVHACIVTCGGLCPGLNTVIREIVCGLHHMYGVTKVLGIDGGYRGFYSKNTVALTPKVVNDIHKRGGTILGTSRGGHDKSKIVDSIQDRGINQVYIIGGDGTQKGAAVIYEEIQRRGLKVAVAGIPKTIDNDIPVIDKSFGFDSAVEEAQRAINAAHVEAESTENGIGVVKLMGRYSGFIAMYATLASRDVDCCLIPESPFYLEGQGGLLEFIGKRLKENGHMVIVIAEGAGQDLVSKSLQSMNQQDASGNKLLQDVGLWISQRIKDHFAREHRMNITLKYIDPTYMIRAIPSNASDNVYCTLLAHSAVHGAMAGYTGFTVGPVNGRHAYIPFNRITEKQNNVVITDRMWARLLSSTDQPSFMSPKVLTKVKKQEDPPTKLDGDNLKDGNQ, from the exons ATGGGAAACGCAGACGGTAATTTGCAGTCGCAGATGATGAAAATAGTAAATGGAGAAGCTGGTTATCTGCTTGAAGATGTTCCTCACTTAACTGATTATATTCCTGATCTCCCT ACGTATCCGAATCCGTTGCAAGATAATCCAGCCTACTCAGCGGTCAA GCAGTACTTTGTTAATGTGGATGATACTGTTGCGCAAAAg ATTGTTGTTCACAAGGATGGTCCAAGAGGGACACACTTTCGGCGTGCTGGACCTCGGCAGAAG GTGTATTTTAAGTCTGATGAAGTGCACGCGTGTATTGTAACATGTGGTGGTCTTTGTCCTGGTCTCAATACGGTGATCAGAGAGATTGTCTGTGGCCTTCATCATATGTACGGTGTTACCAAAGTTCTCGGAATTGAT GGAGGCTACAGGGGTTTCTATTCCAAAAACACCGTTGCTTTGACCCCTAAGGTTGTCAATGACATTCATAAACGTGGTGGTACTATATTGGGTACATCAAGAGGTGGCCATGATAAATCCAAGATAGTTGACAGCATTCAGGATCGTGGAATTAATCAG GTCTACATAATTGGAGGCGATGGAACTCAAAAAGGAGCAGCGGTCATTTATGAG GAAATCCAACGGCGTGGCCTAAAAGTTGCAGTTGCTGGAATTCCAAAAACCATCGACAATGATATTCCT GTTATTGACAAATCCTTTGGTTTTGACTCTGCGGTTGAAGAGGCTCAACGTGCAATTAATGCAGCACATGTTGAGGCCGAAAGTACTGAGAATGGTATTGGTGTTGTGAAGCTAATGGGGCGATATAGTG GGTTCATTGCAATGTATGCTACACTTGCCAGCCGGGATGTTGATTGCTGTCTGATTCCAGAGTCACCATTCTATCTCGAAGGACAGGGTGGTCTTCTTGAATTTATTGGAAAACGACTTAAAGAAAATGGGCACATGGTTATTGTTATTGCCGAGGGAGCAGGACAGGATCTTGTTTCAAAAAGTCTGCAATCCATGAACCAACAGGATGCTTCAGGGAATAAGCTGCTTCAGGATGTTGGGTTATGGATATCTCAGAGGATCAAG GATCATTTTGCGAGAGAACATAGAATGAACATCACTCTGAAGTATATTG ATCCTACATACATGATCCGTGCAATTCCAAGCAACGCATCCGATAATGTGTACTGCACTCTCCTTGCTCACAGTGCAGTTCATGGGGCAATGGCTGGATACACAGGCTTCACGGTTGGACCTGTTAATGGTCGACATGCTTATATTCCTTTCAAT cGTATCACTGAGAAGCAGAACAATGTTGTCATTACGGATAGAATGTGGGCAAGGCTCCTATCTTCAACTGACCAGCCAAGTTTCATGAGCCCCAAAGTGTTAACTAAAGTCAAGAAACAGGAAGATCCTCCAACCAAGCTGGATGGCGATAATTTGAAAGACGGAAACCAATAA
- the LOC8275646 gene encoding oleosin Ara h 15.0101: MVIPSGAYVSTLNHAKPSNALHCAVCHFLASTSHIQTFLILYTFREDHSPLYHFPYSRPYALASIVLQEQILSFSAYYYHTPFNMSDQPRSLHQMTPGTAAPSHLVVKFLTAATVGVACLFLSGLILTGTVITLVMATPLLVLSGPIMVPAAIVVFLVCSGFFFSGGCGLAAIMSLTWMYKYLTGKHPPGADKLDYARGQIARKAHDMKERAKEYGQYVQQKAQEATQTRAS, from the coding sequence ATGGTCATCCCATCTGGAGCGTACGTGTCAACTCTTAACCATGCAAAGCCATCCAACGCATTGCACTGCGCAGTATGCCATTTCCTCGCGTCCACATCTCATATACAAACCTTTCTTATTTTGTACACATTTCGAGAAGATCACTCCCCACTATATCACTTCCCGTACTCACGCCCTTATGCACTCGCCTCCATTGTTCTCCAAGAACAAATCCTCTCCTTTTCTGCTTATTATTACCACACGCCGTTCAACATGTCTGATCAACCAAGATCTCTGCACCAGATGACCCCTGGTACAGCAGCACCCTCTCATCTTGTGGTCAAGTTCCTAACCGCAGCCACGGTAGGTGTTGCTTGCTTGTTTCTATCCGGTTTGATCTTAACCGGGACAGTGATCACCTTGGTTATGGCCACTCCTCTGTTGGTTCTTTCTGGTCCCATTATGGTCCCTGCTGCAATAGTTGTATTCTTGGTTTGCTCGGGGTTCTTTTTCTCTGGCGGGTGTGGGTTGGCGGCGATAATGTCTTTAACTTGGATGTACAAGTACTTGACAGGGAAGCATCCGCCAGGTGCTGATAAGTTGGACTATGCAAGAGGACAGATAGCTAGAAAGGCTCATGATATGAAGGAGAGAGCTAAAGAATATGGACAGTATGTTCAGCAAAAAGCACAAGAAGCTACTCAAACTCGAGCATCTTAA